In Camelina sativa cultivar DH55 unplaced genomic scaffold, Cs unpScaffold00555, whole genome shotgun sequence, the genomic stretch TCCATTCTCACCACCGCCGTCCCTTCCGGCACTCACGATGGCGACTCAGGCTGCTGCTGCCTCTTTCAATGGCAACTTAAAGGTTATTCTGATTTCTTCAAAAATTCCAGGCTTTGTTCCTTAGATTATCACTTACTCTGTCAAAATAGTGTGATCGATTCGCACAttttatgtcttcttcttcttcttcttcttcttctacatgtTAATCATCCATCATTTCGAGTTCCTCAACTGTGATCGCTTCCCATTTCACCTTTTTCTCGCTTCTAGTGATACCTAATTCTGAGTGTGCTGTGGTAATCTTAGATGCTACAAACGACAACTTAACTCCCCACGACAAATCGCTTCTTTTGTGCAGAAAGCTATGGCAGGTATCAAGCGTATCAATCTCGACGGTCTTCGTTGGCGAGTTTTTGATGCCAGAGGCCAGGTTggttctcctctctctcttctttttcaactTGATCTTCGTTTGGTCTGTTCCTTAACGTCCACACTAGTTAACGTATTTTAACATTTCCACTAAGCTGCCTGCCCTTAACCTTGAACTTAATAACACACATCATTTCGGCTGTGTCTTtgtattttcatttcatttctaCTAGGTTCTTGGTAGACTAGCTTCCCAGATTTCAACCGTGCTTCAAGCCAAAGATAAGCCTACTTACTGTCCTAACCGCGACGATGGTGACATCTGTATTGTTCTCAATGCTAAGGAAATCGCCTTCACTGGAAGAAAGCTCACCGACAAATTCTACCGTTGGCATACAGGGCAAGTTGCTTAcctttttcctattttattGCTTGTGTAAATCTTCAGCTACAAGAAGGGGTTTTTTGTTCATCTCTTTTCTAGCCAGTATCTCCCATTTGCTTCTACTTACTTTATTGATCTATTCACCTCTTTTTACAACAGGTACATTGGACACCTCAAGGAACGAAGTCTGAAAGAACAGATGGAGAAAGATCCCACAGAGGTCATACGCAAGGCTGTCCGGCGCATGCTTCCAAGTAACAATCTGCGTGATGTAAGTACACTCTTGATCCCCTCTCTTTTAGATTTACTCTTGGCTACATAGATTACCCCAAACCTT encodes the following:
- the LOC104773510 gene encoding uncharacterized protein LOC104773510, with amino-acid sequence MATQAAAASFNGNLKKAMAGIKRINLDGLRWRVFDARGQVLGRLASQISTVLQAKDKPTYCPNRDDGDICIVLNAKEIAFTGRKLTDKFYRWHTGYIGHLKERSLKEQMEKDPTEVIRKAVRRMLPSNNLRDDRDLKLRIFEGGEHPFGDKPLEPFVMPPRRVREMPPRARRAMIRAQKKAEQAENDGTEVKKGKKRTPAPQATA